A stretch of the Patescibacteria group bacterium genome encodes the following:
- a CDS encoding 50S ribosomal protein L15: MKIHELTVTKKANSKRVGRGIGSGTGKTAGRGTKGQNSRSGGGVRPGFEGGQNPLAKRLPKKRGFRSLNPTNYAAINLARLDELKAGSTVTNQSLAQDGWVDDVHTPVKILGKGTLTKKLTVQLQAASATAQQAIEKAGGSFVATALAKRPKQPSARNRKS, from the coding sequence ATGAAGATTCACGAACTTACAGTCACCAAAAAGGCAAACTCAAAGCGAGTTGGTCGCGGTATTGGTTCCGGCACCGGTAAGACCGCCGGTCGCGGTACTAAAGGTCAGAACTCACGTAGCGGCGGTGGCGTACGACCCGGTTTTGAGGGTGGTCAAAACCCCCTCGCCAAGCGTCTGCCTAAAAAGCGCGGTTTCCGTTCGCTCAATCCAACCAATTACGCCGCTATTAATTTGGCACGTCTTGATGAGCTCAAGGCTGGATCAACCGTGACCAACCAATCGTTGGCGCAGGACGGCTGGGTTGACGATGTCCATACTCCAGTTAAAATTCTGGGTAAGGGTACGCTTACCAAAAAGCTGACAGTTCAGCTCCAAGCCGCTTCGGCAACTGCCCAGCAGGCAATCGAAAAGGCTGGTGGCAGCTTTGTAGCCACCGCGCTGGCTAAGCGCCCCAAACAGCCATCGGCACGTAATCGAAAGTCGTAA